Proteins encoded together in one Paracoccus sp. SMMA_5_TC window:
- the petB gene encoding cytochrome b, with the protein MAGIPHDHYEPKSGFERWLHRRLPVVSLIYDTIMIPTPKNLNWWWIWGIVLAFCLVLQIVTGIVLVMHYTPHVDLAFASVEHIMRNVNGGYMLRYLHANGASLFFLAVYIHIFRGLYYGSYKAPREVTWIVGMLIYLCMMGTAFMGYVLPWGQMSFWGATVITGLFGAIPGIGESIQTWLLGGPAVDNATLNRFFSLHYLLPFVIAGLVIVHIWAFHTTGNNNPTGIEVRRSSKEEAQKDTLPFWPYFVIKDLLALAVVLVVFFAIVGFMPNYLGHPDNYIEANPLATPAHIVPEWYFLPFYAILRAFTADVWVVQLVNWLSFRIIDAKFFGVLAMFGAILVMALVPWLDTSRVRSGQYRPLFKWWFWLLVVDFIILMWVGAMPAEGIYPYIALAGAAYWFAYFLVILPILGVVEKPLPMPQTIEEDFNAHYGPETHPAE; encoded by the coding sequence ATGGCCGGAATTCCCCACGACCATTACGAACCCAAGTCGGGTTTCGAGCGCTGGTTGCATCGGCGTCTGCCGGTGGTCAGCCTGATCTATGACACCATCATGATCCCCACCCCCAAGAACCTGAACTGGTGGTGGATCTGGGGTATCGTGCTGGCCTTCTGCCTGGTGTTGCAGATCGTCACCGGCATCGTGCTGGTCATGCATTACACGCCGCATGTCGACCTGGCCTTTGCCTCGGTCGAGCATATCATGCGCAACGTGAACGGCGGCTACATGCTGCGCTATCTGCACGCCAATGGCGCGTCGCTGTTTTTCCTCGCCGTCTATATCCACATCTTCCGCGGCCTCTACTACGGCAGCTACAAGGCGCCGCGCGAGGTCACCTGGATCGTCGGCATGCTGATCTATCTGTGCATGATGGGCACTGCCTTCATGGGCTATGTGCTGCCCTGGGGCCAGATGTCCTTCTGGGGCGCGACGGTGATCACCGGCCTGTTCGGCGCCATTCCCGGCATCGGCGAATCGATCCAGACCTGGCTGCTGGGCGGCCCGGCGGTCGACAATGCCACGCTGAACCGCTTCTTCTCGCTGCACTATCTGCTGCCCTTCGTGATCGCCGGGCTGGTGATCGTGCATATCTGGGCCTTCCACACCACCGGCAACAACAACCCGACCGGGATCGAGGTGCGCCGCAGCTCGAAGGAAGAGGCGCAGAAGGACACGTTGCCCTTCTGGCCCTATTTCGTGATCAAGGATCTGCTGGCGCTGGCTGTGGTTCTGGTGGTGTTCTTTGCCATCGTCGGCTTCATGCCGAACTACCTGGGTCACCCCGACAACTATATCGAGGCGAATCCGCTGGCCACGCCGGCCCATATCGTGCCGGAATGGTATTTCCTGCCCTTCTACGCGATCCTGCGCGCCTTTACCGCCGATGTCTGGGTGGTGCAGCTGGTGAACTGGCTGTCGTTCCGCATCATCGACGCCAAGTTCTTCGGCGTGCTGGCGATGTTCGGGGCCATCCTGGTCATGGCGCTGGTGCCATGGCTTGACACCTCGCGCGTCCGCTCGGGCCAGTATCGGCCGCTGTTCAAGTGGTGGTTCTGGCTGCTGGTGGTGGACTTCATCATCCTGATGTGGGTGGGTGCGATGCCGGCCGAGGGGATCTATCCCTATATCGCGCTGGCGGGTGCGGCCTATTGGTTCGCCTATTTCCTGGTGATCCTGCCGATCCTGGGCGTGGTCGAAAAGCCCCTGCCCATGCCTCAGACCATCGAGGAAGACTTCAACGCCCATTACGGGCCCGAAACCCATCCTGCCGAGTAA
- a CDS encoding S49 family peptidase, whose amino-acid sequence MAFSFLNRPAHVAVLRLQGAIGAAGRGGAGLSDAALAPVLERAFKRRKPAAVALAINSPGGSPVQSSLIAARIRRLAQDHDVPVHGFVEDVAASGGYWLACSADYIWVDDSSVLGSIGVIAAGFGFPELIQRWGIERRVHTAGRSKSMLDPFRPETPEDVARLERLLTPIHDAFKAQVRARRGARLAQDRDLFTGEIWAGADAVALGLADGIAHLVPKMRELYGPRTRFLTYGQRVPLLRRFGLSAEDVLGTLDERAAFARFGAQG is encoded by the coding sequence ATGGCATTTTCGTTTCTGAACCGTCCGGCGCATGTCGCCGTCCTGCGCCTGCAAGGCGCCATCGGTGCGGCCGGACGCGGCGGCGCCGGCCTGTCGGATGCCGCGCTGGCGCCGGTGCTGGAGCGCGCCTTCAAGCGGCGCAAGCCGGCCGCGGTGGCGCTGGCGATCAACTCGCCCGGCGGCTCGCCCGTGCAATCCAGCCTGATCGCCGCCCGCATTCGCCGCCTGGCCCAGGACCACGACGTGCCGGTGCATGGCTTTGTCGAGGATGTGGCAGCCTCGGGCGGTTATTGGCTGGCGTGCAGCGCCGATTACATCTGGGTCGATGACAGCTCGGTCCTGGGCTCAATCGGGGTGATCGCGGCGGGCTTCGGCTTTCCGGAACTGATCCAGCGCTGGGGGATCGAACGGCGCGTGCATACCGCCGGCCGGTCCAAGTCGATGCTGGACCCGTTCCGCCCGGAAACGCCCGAGGATGTGGCGCGGCTGGAACGGCTGCTGACCCCGATCCACGATGCCTTCAAGGCGCAGGTGCGGGCCCGCCGCGGCGCCAGGCTGGCGCAGGACCGCGACCTTTTCACTGGCGAAATCTGGGCCGGCGCCGATGCGGTCGCCCTGGGCCTGGCCGATGGCATCGCCCATCTGGTGCCGAAGATGCGCGAACTTTACGGGCCGCGGACGCGGTTTCTGACCTATGGCCAGCGGGTGCCGCTGCTGCGCCGCTTTGGCCTGTCGGCCGAGGATGTGCTGGGCACGCTGGACGAACGCGCGGCATTCGCCCGCTTCGGGGCACAGGGATGA
- a CDS encoding cytochrome c1, giving the protein MADAAAAQPEEGHGAAAGDDAAASHAAPHIEDVSFSFEGPFGKYDQFQLQRGLQVYTEVCSACHGLRYVPIRTLADPGGPALPEDQVRAYAAQFDIADAETGEDRPRVPTDHFPTVLGEGMGPDLSLMAKARAAFHGPYGTGISQLFNGIGGPEYIHAILVGYDGETKEEAGSTFYHNAAFPGGWIKMPQPLTDGQVTYEDGTEATVDQMAKDVAAFLMWTAEPKMMDRKQVGFVSVLFLIVLAALLYLTNKRLWWPIKHGARKPE; this is encoded by the coding sequence CTGGCCGATGCGGCCGCTGCCCAGCCCGAGGAGGGTCATGGTGCCGCCGCGGGCGACGATGCCGCAGCAAGCCATGCGGCGCCGCATATCGAGGACGTATCCTTCAGCTTCGAGGGCCCGTTCGGCAAATACGACCAGTTCCAGCTTCAGCGTGGCCTGCAGGTCTATACCGAGGTCTGTTCGGCCTGCCACGGTCTGCGCTATGTGCCGATCCGCACCCTGGCCGATCCCGGTGGCCCGGCCCTGCCCGAGGATCAGGTGCGTGCCTATGCCGCGCAGTTCGACATCGCCGATGCCGAAACCGGCGAGGATCGTCCGCGCGTGCCGACCGACCATTTCCCCACCGTTCTGGGCGAGGGGATGGGGCCGGACCTGTCGCTGATGGCCAAGGCGCGCGCCGCCTTCCACGGGCCTTACGGCACCGGCATCTCGCAACTGTTCAATGGTATCGGCGGGCCGGAATACATCCACGCGATCCTGGTCGGCTACGACGGCGAAACCAAGGAAGAGGCCGGCAGCACCTTCTATCACAACGCCGCCTTCCCTGGCGGCTGGATCAAGATGCCGCAGCCGCTGACCGATGGTCAGGTCACCTATGAGGACGGGACCGAAGCCACCGTCGACCAGATGGCCAAGGATGTCGCCGCCTTCCTGATGTGGACGGCCGAGCCCAAGATGATGGACCGCAAGCAGGTCGGTTTCGTCTCGGTGCTGTTCCTGATCGTGCTGGCGGCGCTGCTGTATCTGACCAACAAACGGCTGTGGTGGCCGATCAAGCACGGCGCGCGCAAGCCCGAGTGA
- a CDS encoding ZinT family metal-binding protein has product MLAGAIVAVLALPVHAGSGQDQGHSHGHNHGHSHEQVDEQARRIHQGHFDDAQVQARPLSDWAGEWQSVYPLLMAGQLDQVMSSKAEKGDKTAAEYRRYYETGYRTDVDRIAIDGDRVTFRSAKGSASARYVSDGFEILTYPKGNRGVRYVFRKTEGDAAAPDFIQFSDHKIAPQAADHYHLYWGNDRAAILRELTNWPTYYPATLSPAQIVQEMLAH; this is encoded by the coding sequence ATGCTGGCAGGGGCTATCGTTGCCGTGCTTGCGCTGCCTGTCCACGCCGGGTCGGGTCAGGACCAGGGGCACAGCCACGGCCACAACCATGGGCACAGCCATGAACAGGTCGATGAGCAGGCTCGTCGCATCCATCAAGGCCATTTCGACGATGCCCAGGTGCAGGCCCGGCCGCTGTCGGACTGGGCAGGCGAATGGCAATCGGTCTATCCGCTGCTGATGGCGGGACAGCTGGATCAGGTCATGTCCAGCAAGGCGGAGAAAGGTGACAAGACCGCTGCGGAATACCGCCGCTATTACGAAACCGGCTATCGCACCGATGTCGACCGTATCGCCATTGATGGCGACAGGGTGACGTTTCGCAGCGCCAAGGGCAGCGCAAGCGCAAGATATGTCAGCGACGGTTTCGAGATCCTGACCTATCCAAAAGGCAATCGCGGCGTGCGCTATGTCTTTCGCAAGACCGAAGGCGATGCGGCCGCCCCGGATTTCATCCAGTTCAGCGACCACAAGATCGCGCCGCAGGCTGCCGATCACTATCACCTGTATTGGGGCAATGACCGCGCAGCGATTCTGCGGGAACTGACGAACTGGCCGACCTATTATCCGGCGACGCTCAGCCCGGCGCAGATCGTGCAGGAAATGCTGGCGCATTGA
- a CDS encoding acetyl-CoA carboxylase carboxyltransferase subunit alpha — MTYLEFEKPLADLEGKAEELRALARQGEGVDLEKEAAALDKKAEDMLRDLYKQLDPWRKTQVARHPERPHCRDYIDQLFTEYTPLAGDRAFGEDHAVMGGLARFRDQPCVVIGHEKGNDTKSRIFHNFGMARPEGYRKAIRLMDLAHRFRLPVITLVDTPGAYPGKGAEERGQSEAIARSTEKCLQIGVPLVSVIIGEGGSGGAVAFATANRIAMLEHSIYSVISPEGCASILWKDAEKMREAAHALKLTAQDLKKLGVIDEIILEPVGGAQRAPGEAIAAVGEAIAVMLAELKDRKPAELIRERRQKFLDMGAKALA; from the coding sequence ATGACCTACCTCGAGTTCGAGAAACCCCTTGCCGACCTGGAAGGCAAGGCCGAAGAACTGCGCGCCCTGGCGCGGCAGGGCGAAGGGGTCGATCTGGAAAAAGAGGCGGCGGCCCTGGACAAGAAGGCCGAGGACATGCTGCGCGATCTTTACAAGCAGCTCGATCCCTGGCGCAAGACGCAGGTGGCGCGCCACCCGGAACGGCCGCATTGCCGCGATTACATCGACCAGTTGTTCACCGAATACACGCCCCTGGCCGGCGACCGCGCCTTTGGCGAGGATCACGCCGTCATGGGCGGGCTGGCGCGGTTCCGCGATCAGCCCTGCGTGGTCATCGGCCATGAAAAGGGCAATGACACCAAGTCGCGCATCTTTCACAATTTCGGCATGGCCCGGCCCGAAGGCTATCGCAAGGCGATCCGGCTGATGGACCTGGCACATCGCTTTCGCTTGCCGGTCATCACCCTGGTCGACACCCCCGGCGCATACCCCGGCAAGGGCGCCGAAGAACGCGGCCAGTCCGAGGCCATCGCCCGCTCGACCGAGAAATGCCTGCAGATCGGGGTGCCGCTGGTGTCGGTCATCATCGGCGAGGGCGGCTCGGGCGGCGCGGTCGCCTTTGCCACCGCCAACCGCATCGCCATGCTGGAACATTCGATCTATTCGGTGATCTCGCCCGAAGGCTGCGCCTCGATCCTGTGGAAGGATGCCGAAAAGATGCGCGAGGCCGCGCATGCGCTGAAACTGACCGCGCAGGATCTGAAGAAGCTGGGCGTGATCGACGAAATCATCCTGGAACCGGTGGGCGGGGCCCAGCGCGCGCCCGGCGAGGCGATCGCCGCAGTGGGCGAGGCCATCGCCGTCATGCTGGCCGAACTCAAGGATCGCAAGCCCGCGGAACTGATCCGCGAACGGCGGCAGAAATTCCTGGACATGGGCGCCAAGGCGCTGGCCTGA
- a CDS encoding SDR family oxidoreductase, which yields MTALVTGGGRRLGRAMVLYLAGRGHDVAIHCHGSVAEAEATAAEARALGVRAAVLQADLLDAEQTDALLPRAQQALGPLDVLVNNASIFEYDNIQTASRDSWDRHFESNLRAPFVLTQAFARQAPPADRSDPEPRARALVVNMVDQRVLKPTPEFMTYSIAKAGLWWLTRTSAQALAPDIRVNAIGPGPTLRGARQSEAHFARQRAATILQRGAAEQDICAALGYLLDAPSVTGQLICVDGGQHLAWRTPDVLGVE from the coding sequence ATGACCGCATTGGTGACCGGCGGCGGCCGGCGGCTGGGACGGGCGATGGTGTTGTATCTGGCCGGGCGCGGCCATGACGTGGCGATCCACTGCCACGGCTCGGTCGCCGAGGCAGAGGCGACCGCGGCCGAGGCGCGCGCCCTGGGGGTGCGGGCCGCGGTGCTGCAAGCCGATCTGCTGGACGCCGAGCAGACCGATGCGCTGCTGCCGCGCGCGCAGCAGGCCCTGGGACCGCTGGACGTGCTGGTCAACAATGCCTCGATCTTTGAATACGACAATATCCAGACCGCCAGCCGCGACAGCTGGGACCGGCATTTCGAATCGAACCTGCGCGCGCCCTTCGTGCTGACCCAGGCCTTTGCGCGCCAGGCTCCGCCTGCCGACCGCAGCGACCCCGAGCCACGGGCCCGGGCGTTGGTGGTGAACATGGTCGATCAGCGGGTGCTGAAGCCGACGCCGGAATTCATGACCTATTCGATTGCCAAGGCGGGGCTGTGGTGGCTGACACGCACCTCGGCCCAGGCGCTGGCGCCCGACATTCGCGTGAATGCCATCGGCCCCGGCCCGACGCTGCGGGGCGCCCGGCAGTCCGAAGCCCATTTCGCCCGTCAGCGCGCCGCCACCATCCTGCAGCGAGGCGCTGCCGAGCAGGATATCTGCGCCGCACTGGGCTATCTGCTGGACGCGCCGTCGGTCACCGGACAACTGATCTGCGTCGACGGCGGCCAGCACCTGGCCTGGCGCACGCCCGACGTGCTGGGCGTCGAATAG
- a CDS encoding molybdenum cofactor biosynthesis protein MoaE, protein MQVRVETRPFDLAAELDGFGRGAGAVVTFTGLVRDEGGRLLALEIEHYPGMTEKALLAYGQAAAARFDLDDWRIIHRHGRLQAGEAIMMVATAARHRKAAFEAAEYLMDWLKSRAPFWKREIGPDGPGAWVDARDEDEDALRRW, encoded by the coding sequence ATGCAGGTGCGTGTCGAGACCCGGCCCTTTGACCTGGCGGCGGAACTGGACGGCTTCGGCCGCGGCGCCGGCGCCGTCGTCACCTTCACCGGCCTGGTTCGCGACGAAGGCGGCCGGCTGCTGGCGCTGGAAATCGAACATTACCCCGGCATGACCGAAAAGGCTCTGCTGGCCTATGGCCAGGCCGCCGCCGCCCGCTTCGATCTGGACGACTGGCGCATCATCCACCGCCATGGCCGGCTGCAGGCGGGCGAGGCGATCATGATGGTCGCCACCGCCGCCCGCCACCGCAAGGCCGCCTTCGAGGCCGCCGAATATCTGATGGACTGGCTGAAATCGCGTGCCCCGTTCTGGAAGCGCGAGATCGGCCCCGACGGCCCCGGCGCCTGGGTCGATGCCCGCGACGAGGATGAGGACGCGCTGCGCCGCTGGTAA
- the uvrC gene encoding excinuclease ABC subunit UvrC, which yields MTDSLAQPTLPGPPARTGQALIQDYLRGLDGSPGVYRMLDAQGAVLYVGKARNLRARVANYARGSGHSARIARMIRETASMMFLTTRTETEALLLEQNLIKQLKPRYNVLLRDDKSFPNILVAKSHPFAQIKKHRGAKSEKGDYYGPFASAGAVNRTLNQLQRVFLLRSCTDATFASRSRPCLLYQIKRCSAPCVGRISEAEYRALVADAELFLQGRTTRIQADLAREMAEAAEAMEYERAAALRDRIKALTAVQSVQAINPRGVAEADVIALHMDHGQACVQVFFIRGNQSWGNRDFYPRLNGVESADEVMQAFLAQFYDGKVPPRMVLLSHGIEDPDLMAEILSAKAGRKVVLGVPQRGEKAELVENALRNARESLARRMSESAAQLRLLEGLAEAFDLPAPPQRIEIYDNSHIQGSNAVGGMVVAGPEGWIKSQYRKFNIKGTEITPGDDFGMMKEVLTRRFSRLLKEDPDRSSDAWPDLLLIDGGAGQVSAVQQILAELGLEDIPLIGVAKGQDRDHGKEEFHRPGQRPFALPMNDPVLYFIQRLRDEAHRWAIGSHRARRAKATMANPLDEIPGVGAARKRALLAHFGSAKAVSRAGLADLTAVEGISAALAQKIVDHFQG from the coding sequence ATGACCGATTCCCTTGCCCAACCCACTCTTCCCGGCCCGCCCGCCAGGACCGGCCAGGCGCTGATCCAGGATTATCTGCGCGGGCTGGACGGTTCGCCCGGCGTCTACCGGATGCTGGATGCCCAGGGGGCGGTGCTTTATGTCGGCAAGGCGCGCAACCTGCGGGCGCGGGTGGCGAACTATGCCCGCGGCAGCGGCCATTCCGCCCGCATCGCGCGGATGATCCGCGAAACCGCCAGCATGATGTTCCTGACCACGCGGACCGAGACCGAGGCGCTGCTGCTGGAACAGAACCTGATCAAGCAGCTGAAACCCCGCTACAACGTGCTGCTGCGCGACGACAAGTCGTTTCCGAACATCCTGGTGGCCAAGTCGCACCCCTTTGCCCAGATCAAGAAGCATCGCGGCGCCAAATCGGAAAAGGGCGATTATTACGGCCCCTTTGCCAGCGCCGGGGCGGTCAACCGCACCCTGAACCAGTTGCAGCGGGTGTTCCTGCTGCGCAGCTGCACCGATGCGACATTCGCCAGCCGCAGCCGGCCCTGTCTGCTGTATCAGATCAAGCGCTGCAGCGCCCCCTGCGTCGGCCGCATCAGTGAGGCGGAATATCGCGCCCTTGTGGCCGATGCCGAACTGTTCCTGCAAGGCCGGACCACGCGCATCCAGGCCGATCTGGCGCGCGAGATGGCCGAGGCCGCCGAGGCGATGGAATACGAACGCGCCGCCGCCCTGCGCGACCGCATCAAGGCACTGACCGCGGTGCAGTCGGTCCAGGCCATCAATCCCCGCGGCGTGGCCGAGGCCGATGTCATCGCCCTGCACATGGATCACGGCCAGGCCTGCGTTCAGGTCTTTTTCATCCGCGGCAACCAGAGCTGGGGCAACCGCGATTTCTACCCCCGGCTCAATGGCGTCGAATCCGCCGACGAGGTGATGCAGGCCTTTCTGGCGCAGTTCTACGACGGCAAGGTGCCGCCGCGCATGGTGCTGCTGTCGCATGGAATCGAGGATCCCGACCTGATGGCGGAAATCCTCAGCGCCAAGGCCGGGCGCAAGGTGGTGCTGGGGGTGCCGCAGCGGGGCGAAAAGGCCGAACTGGTCGAAAACGCGCTGCGCAATGCCCGTGAAAGCCTGGCGCGGCGCATGTCGGAAAGCGCGGCGCAGCTGCGGCTGCTCGAAGGGCTGGCCGAGGCCTTCGATCTGCCCGCGCCGCCGCAGCGCATCGAGATCTATGACAACAGCCACATCCAGGGCAGCAATGCCGTGGGCGGCATGGTCGTCGCCGGCCCCGAAGGCTGGATCAAGAGCCAGTATCGCAAGTTCAACATCAAGGGCACCGAAATCACCCCGGGCGACGATTTCGGCATGATGAAAGAGGTGCTGACGCGGCGCTTTTCACGTCTGCTGAAGGAAGATCCCGACCGCAGCAGCGATGCCTGGCCGGACCTGCTGCTGATCGACGGCGGCGCCGGGCAGGTCAGCGCCGTCCAGCAGATCCTGGCCGAACTGGGGCTCGAGGACATCCCGCTGATCGGCGTGGCCAAGGGCCAGGACCGCGACCACGGCAAGGAAGAGTTTCACCGCCCCGGCCAGCGCCCCTTTGCGCTGCCGATGAACGATCCGGTGCTGTATTTCATCCAGCGCCTGCGCGACGAGGCGCATCGCTGGGCGATCGGCAGCCACCGCGCCCGCCGGGCCAAGGCGACCATGGCCAATCCGCTGGACGAGATCCCCGGCGTCGGCGCGGCACGCAAGCGCGCGCTTCTGGCGCATTTCGGCTCGGCCAAGGCGGTCAGCCGCGCCGGTCTTGCCGATCTGACCGCGGTCGAAGGCATCAGCGCCGCGCTGGCGCAGAAGATCGTCGATCATTTTCAGGGCTGA
- the moaD gene encoding molybdopterin converting factor subunit 1, producing MDVLYFAWLRERIGQPRERIETRAATVRELVDELAALDEWHAAALADLSAVRVAVDQELADLDAPLAGAREVAFFPPMTGG from the coding sequence CTGGATGTGCTGTATTTCGCCTGGCTGCGCGAACGCATCGGCCAGCCCCGCGAACGCATCGAAACCCGGGCCGCCACCGTGCGCGAGCTGGTGGACGAACTGGCCGCGCTGGATGAATGGCACGCGGCGGCGCTGGCGGACCTGTCGGCGGTGCGCGTCGCCGTCGATCAGGAACTGGCCGATCTGGACGCGCCGCTGGCCGGCGCGCGCGAGGTCGCCTTTTTCCCGCCGATGACCGGGGGCTAG
- a CDS encoding ribokinase, which translates to MTIYNLGSINIDHVYRLAQLPRAGETLHSQGYTQGLGGKGANQSVAAARAGARVVHLGAMGTGDDWVPARLEAAGVDTTAIRRLSDHATGHAIIMVDDQGENSIILHGGANMALPADLLKAPIAAGDILLMQNETSLQAAAARLARSKGATVIYSAAPFGLDALQEVLPHVSILAMNAGEAEQTFAAFGQDLPVGGMLITRGAEGAEYRDLRSGQVWRQPAFAVRPVDTTGAGDCFAGWFAAGLSRGEDMSSILRHAAAAAALQVTRPGAGDAMPDRAEVADFLKAR; encoded by the coding sequence ATGACCATCTATAATCTGGGTTCGATCAACATCGATCATGTCTATCGGCTGGCGCAATTGCCCCGCGCCGGCGAGACCTTGCATTCGCAGGGCTACACGCAGGGTTTGGGCGGCAAGGGCGCCAACCAGTCGGTGGCCGCCGCCCGGGCCGGGGCGCGCGTCGTGCATCTGGGCGCGATGGGGACGGGCGACGACTGGGTGCCGGCGCGGCTGGAGGCTGCCGGCGTTGACACGACCGCCATTCGCCGCCTGAGCGACCATGCGACCGGCCACGCCATCATCATGGTGGACGATCAGGGGGAAAACAGCATCATCCTGCATGGCGGCGCCAATATGGCGCTGCCGGCAGACCTGCTGAAGGCACCGATCGCTGCGGGTGACATCCTGCTGATGCAGAATGAAACCAGCCTGCAGGCGGCTGCGGCGCGTCTGGCCCGGTCGAAAGGTGCGACCGTGATCTATTCGGCGGCGCCCTTCGGGCTTGATGCGCTGCAGGAGGTGCTGCCGCATGTCTCGATCCTGGCCATGAACGCGGGCGAGGCCGAACAGACCTTTGCCGCATTTGGCCAGGATCTGCCGGTCGGCGGAATGTTGATCACGCGCGGCGCCGAGGGGGCGGAATACCGCGACCTGCGCAGCGGTCAGGTCTGGCGACAACCGGCCTTTGCCGTGCGACCGGTCGATACCACCGGCGCGGGCGACTGCTTTGCCGGCTGGTTCGCCGCCGGCCTGTCGCGGGGCGAGGACATGTCCAGCATCCTGCGCCATGCCGCTGCGGCCGCGGCCCTGCAGGTGACGCGACCCGGCGCCGGCGATGCCATGCCCGACCGGGCCGAGGTCGCGGATTTCCTGAAGGCGCGTTGA
- the pgsA gene encoding CDP-diacylglycerol--glycerol-3-phosphate 3-phosphatidyltransferase has protein sequence MRWTLPNFLTVLRLVAAPLVPLMFLFLSRPFADFAALVLFLLAAVTDWFDGYLARAWQQESRFGAAMDPIADKAMVIIAVVVITGYSGMNPWLILPATVILFREVFVSGLREFLGHDARLLKVTRLAKWKTTAQMVAIAVLFLGTGLQYYEVGHPPLVGEARLPWSDSWSDLATQIGLALFWIAAVLTAITGWDYFDKARPYLRDH, from the coding sequence ATGCGCTGGACACTGCCCAATTTCCTGACCGTTCTGCGATTGGTGGCGGCGCCGCTGGTGCCGCTGATGTTCCTCTTCCTCAGCCGGCCATTTGCCGATTTCGCGGCGTTGGTGCTGTTCCTGCTGGCCGCAGTCACCGATTGGTTCGACGGTTATCTGGCCCGGGCCTGGCAGCAGGAAAGCCGCTTTGGCGCCGCCATGGACCCGATCGCCGACAAGGCAATGGTCATCATCGCCGTGGTGGTCATCACCGGCTATTCGGGCATGAACCCCTGGCTGATCCTGCCCGCCACCGTCATCCTGTTTCGCGAGGTTTTCGTGTCCGGCCTGCGAGAGTTTCTGGGCCATGACGCCCGGTTACTGAAGGTGACGCGGCTGGCGAAATGGAAAACCACCGCGCAGATGGTGGCCATCGCGGTGCTGTTTCTGGGCACCGGTTTGCAGTATTATGAGGTCGGCCACCCGCCCCTGGTCGGCGAGGCCCGCCTGCCCTGGTCCGACAGCTGGTCCGACCTGGCCACGCAGATCGGGCTGGCGCTGTTCTGGATCGCGGCGGTGCTGACCGCGATCACCGGCTGGGACTATTTCGACAAGGCCCGCCCCTATCTGAGGGATCACTGA